Proteins encoded together in one Vulcanisaeta thermophila window:
- a CDS encoding PIN domain-containing protein — protein sequence MSNKIECVIFDTSALLMMFKDNIRLMDHVSSIVGVFIPMVTLPIVMELKKLSSGNREIARIALTALDYILRRFSIAKAQGSADDSVVQVAVNYKCIVVTCDQKLRRRLRRLGVRVIYYRESSGRFEPDFY from the coding sequence TTGAGTAACAAAATAGAGTGCGTTATTTTCGACACCAGCGCCCTACTCATGATGTTCAAAGACAACATAAGGCTCATGGACCATGTCTCAAGCATAGTGGGGGTATTCATACCAATGGTCACGCTACCCATAGTCATGGAACTAAAGAAACTCAGCAGTGGAAATAGGGAAATAGCACGCATAGCACTAACGGCGCTGGACTACATACTAAGGAGGTTCTCCATAGCCAAGGCCCAGGGCTCCGCAGACGACTCCGTGGTTCAGGTAGCAGTTAATTATAAATGCATAGTAGTTACCTGCGATCAAAAGTTAAGGAGGAGACTTAGGAGATTGGGTGTTCGCGTGATTTATTACAGGGAGAGTTCGGGGAGGTTTGAGCCGGATTTCTATTAA